The genome window GCAAGCTTTAGAAGAGCGGATTATGGCCCTGTAATGACCCGTCTTGCAGCATCATGCATTGAAGAGGAAGTTACAAAAGATGAAGTTCTGAAACTAATGAGACATTATGAAGAACAAGGAGTCATTCCTGAAGAGCAGAATGTTGATAAAATCATTGAAAGGGCTTGGTATGTTGCTGAAGAAGTGGATAAGGGAGTTTCTGCAAAGGAAGCAAATGAAAAGTTCAGAACAAGAAAGGATTTGAAAGTAAATCCTTTAATGACTCTTGAATCCGGCTTGAACCTCACTAAATTTGAAGCAAAAAAAGTTCACGAAGGACTTGAGGCAAAGATTTTTGTCGATAAGGATAATCAAATATCCTGTGAGATAAAGGAAAAGAAGATTAAGATAAAAACAAATTTAAAGCTCCCTTCAAAGGAAGTAACCTATTTAAGATACATTTTAGACTCCAGATACATTCCTGTAAGTGGAGAATTAATTAAAAATAAAAGAAATGATTGGAGAGTAAAAATTACTATCCATGATTATTAAAAAAATAATGAATTAAAAAATAATTAAATTATTAATGATTAAATTATTAATGATTAAATTATATGACTAAATTATGAAAAATGATTGAAACAACAATCATTTTATTTTCTATTTTTCAGTTTTTCAAATTTTTCACGTGTAGCTAAAGCCATGATTTTAGACTTTCTCTTTTTGTCAACATCATCTAAAAATTCCAAGACTTCATTCAATTCCTCATATTTACGCTTAGCTTTTTTATTTGATGATGAAATGCGTGATTTTGAAGAAGTTTCAAAATCCCTATTTTCAGTCAAGGACAATATTTCCCATAAGTCTTCGCTAAGACCTAGTTTTTCTGCAGTTTCAAAAGTTTCTACAAGAAGTGCTGAAACGCCTTTTGTATAGGAACTTCTAAGGATCTTCAATTTGGAAACATCCCCAATTTCATCACTGACAACATTTATATTGACATTTATATCACTATGAGACTCATTATTGTTAATGAAATCTCTCATGCTTTTGACGAAACTTTCAGCTTTTCTTCCTGAGAAATAAAGATTCAATTCCTCTGAACTAACTCTTCCCATAATAGCCGAATCAATGAAATGCTCATCGGTTAAATAATTTTCAATTTGCTTTGCTGTATTTGGAGATATGTTGTTAAAGTCCAGGAAAATTCCATCTGTCAATGAGCCATACTTCAATGCAATAGCCAATGCACTTTGAGGGCTGTTTGCTGAAATTAAAATATCAGATTGGCGAGCAACCTCTTCAAAACTATCTAAAACAGCCAAATTAAATGATTTAACTAATTCCTTTGTCTTTTTTGATCTACCTTCAGTAGAAGTTAAAACCTCAAAACCATAGGATAAGAGTATTTTTGATAAAGTGTATGAAACTTCACCGAATCCTATAAATCCAAATTTCATAATTAACCCCCAATTTTATTATTTTCCAAATCGTCTAACAATTTAATATACTAATAATTATAATGTAGTCAAGATATGGGAACCTTCGGCAAGCCCCAATTCCTTAGAGATTGAAGAACATTTTGTACAAAGCAATACAAATATATCCTGTCCTTCCAGGTTCATTTCTGTCAATCCTTCAAAATTGCCCATTCCCTTAGAGATTACAAATGGGGAATCCAAAAGGATTTCCTTAAACTCATCTGAAATCATTGATTCCACAACGCCTACAGAATCAGAGCCTGTAGTGATTAAAGTTGCAACTTCATCGAGACCTGCTTCCAATGCCTCTTTCATGCAGGCATCGTTTAAGATAGGCTTTTCCTTGACTGCCACAGTAATGTCAACATCATATTCCTTTATTTTTTCAAGAAGGAACTTGTCAAAGACAATTTCTCCAGTGTTATCCACCAAATAGAGAACCTTATCATACTTTCTTAAAGCATCTTCAAACTCATTTATCTTGTTTATGACCAGTTCTTTCTTTAATCCTTCTGAAATCATAGATTCAAATTCTGTATCCAAGCCAAATGTGCCAAAATCAAGAATGTTCCCCACAATAGCTACCTTAACATAGGTTTCCAAACTATTGTCTTCCTTTAAGATTTCCCTAACTTTAGGCACTAATGACAATGCAATCTCATTTCCTTCCTTCTTTTGATTGTAATAAGGATCATAGCAACCAGTTTCCTTTTTAATGTATTGATGAATCCTTGTTCCAGTGGCATTTGAAGACAATTCCTTTGAGAAGTTTTCGCCTAGATAAGATAAGACATCTTGAATCAATTTGAATTTCAAATCCTCATCATCTGTAGATAAGTCAATAGCTTCCTTTGCTTGTCTTAAAAAACATGCCCCACATTCATAATAAACTTTAATATTATCACCTGAAATAAAAAATAAATAATTAATAATATTCTAATTATATATTTATAAATTAAAATTATTAAAATTATTGAAAAAATAGTAAAAATATGTATGGAAAAAAGAAAATAATAAAAAAATAGAAATAAATAAAAATTGCTGAAAATAGCTAAAAAGAAATATGAATAAAATATGCATTATCCGCCATAAATAATTTGGATAAACTCTATCTCATCACCATCTTCGATTGTTTCCTCTTCGATAACAATCTCACCATTCTTTTTGCTTACCATGGTTTCTGAAGATAAATCCAAATCATCCAATAAATCCTTAATAGTTAAATCGCCGTCAATTTCTCTCTCTTCCACTTTATCCTTGATTTTTAATGTAAAACTCATAAAGTCACCTTATTTATTTTTTTATCCCTTCACTTTTAATATGTAAATCATAATATTTAAATTATAACAATTGTTAAAAAATATGGAAAATTATAAAAAAATTAAAAAAAAATGAAATGGAAAGTTATTTTCCCAATTCCTCTAGAAAAGTGCAAGCCCTGCATAATCTATTTGAAGATGGCTCTCCACAGCGTTCGCATCTGTCAAATTCATAATCATGAGCCATTTCGCTTCTGATTGCTGGCCTTATCTTATCAAATCCTCTAAGTGTGGAATACTTTATTGTTGGATGTTCCTTAACCAATTCATTTAAGATATTGGAAATTTCCATCCTGAATGATTCCTGTGCATACGGACAGCCTGCAAGGTGAATATCCAAACCTTTTGCAAGTGCATAAAGACCAATTTCCTTTTCAGGAATTTCTCTAAGTGGCTTGATTTTTACAGTGAACAAATCACTGTTGGATTCTGTCTTAGGACCTATCTTTGCCAAGTTTTCAGTATTTCCTTCTAAATAATTCATTAGAATAGCTTGGGTTTCATCATCTAAATTATGACCTGTTGCAATCTTGGTTGCACCAAATTCCCTTGCAGCCCTATTGATAATCCATCTCCTGAATACACCGCAATAGGTACAGGATCCCCTATGGTTTTCCTTTTTCATTATCTCGTCCAAGTCAATGTCAAAGCATTCCTTAAATGAAACAACCTTATGTGGAATTCCAAGTCTCTCAGCATGTGCCTTAGCAATCTCCACTCCTTCCTCTCTGTAGCCTGCAATTCCTTCATCAATGGTTACAGCACATAATTCTATAATATGCCTTTTGACATATGAATTGAGAATTTCTAAAGTCACTACACTATCCTTCCCTCCAGACAATGCAACTAAAACCTTATCTCCCTTTTCGATAAAGTTTTCCTTCTTGATTGTTTGCTTGACCTTCTTTTCAATGCTTTCAATAAAACAATCCTTACATAAAGCCTGTCCGGAAGCTTTTCTCTTTATAATCACATTCGGATTTCCACATTTAGTACAAGATCCCATATTAAAGTCATCCTTTTATAAAATAATAAAATAATTTTTTCTTTTTTGATTTATATAATATTTAACTAACTAATCGGTTTTTAAATTACATATCAGCGACAAATTCAGCCAATTGGTTCAATGTGCTCACTTCGTAAACTTGAGCTCCCGCTCCCTTATACAATGAAACGCAACTGTCAACTACATCCCATTTCTTCTTATCTTCAGGGTTTAGGATAACCACCTTTTTAGCCATGCTTGACATTTGTGATATAAGCTCTACACTTGCAGGCACTCCATTTACCTTAGGACCTGCCCAATCCCTGCAATCAGACAATAGGATAATGTAAGACTTATTGCTTATATCTGCCTGCTTCATGAATGATTCGAATGCAGTGAACATATTGGAGGTTCCTCTAACCATCATATTACGCATACGAAGCAATCTTATTTCAGCAAATGCATTGACCATATACTTTTCTTTTAAAAATTCAGTTGTTTCTATTGTTTTATTGTCAAATTCAAACATTCTTGAATCCTTGAATGTCTTTTGACATGCAAACATTAACATGAAGAACCAACTGCTGATCCATTCACATGAACCGCTGACATCATTCAGGAACAAATGCTGCTTTCTATGAGGTTTCTTTTTTACATGAACAAGATCAATCGGCACACCACCATACTTCATGTTTTGCCTCATTGTCCTTCTCATGTCAATCTTATTTGAACGAGCCAACCTCTTTCTTCTTGATTGCTTGTTAGCGATTTTTCTTCCAAGCTCCACACATAACTCAAATACCCTTTCATCGTATTTGTTAAGCTTGGACAAATCACTATTGAGAATATCGTTATCCCTTGCAAGGTCCTTGTCCCTATCTTCAAGAATAGGTCTTCCTGCAAAGTATTCCATAGCCTGTTCTGCACCCATCTGGATTTGCTTTCCACCTTTTCCTTTCTGCATGGTGATTTTCCATTCATGCTGTGAAAGCTTTCCCTTCATGGTATTTGGCTTATAAGCTCTATTAATGTCATTATCTAATTTCTTTGGAACTTTCTTAGCGAAGAACCCATCAAATGACTCATTGAATTTAGGAATGTCATACTTGCTTTTGACATAAATGGACCTGAATGCATCCTTTAAAATGTCTACATTATCCTCTCCCAATATTGCATATGCATCTATTGCAGACTGAGTAGACCTGACGCTCACAGGCATTCCCTTTTTTCTCAAATCATTTGATAATCTTACGATTTTCTCTTCCATAATAAAACCTTAAATAACTTATAGAGTGCAGAAATTGAAATCTGATTGTTTATAAATAAATTTCTAAAGAGTTAGAGACTAAACTAATCGTTCATATACTCGTTTCTAAAGATTTCTTTAATTACTTTAGCTTTGTCCGGTTCTGTCTTGATAGCTACACCAACACTGTCCTCAAGTGCAGCATCAACATTCTTATAATCCTTATCCAAGTGCATTACAGAGCTTACCCAATCAATTGAAGCCCTTACAGATGGTTTCTTATTTAAGTTGAATGTTCTGATTCTATGAACCATATTAACAACCTTCTTAACCAATCCATCCTCTGCAGTTGGCACTCTAGCTTTAACAATAGCAATTTCACGTTCAACTGTAGGATATGAAATGTATAAGAAAAGACATCTGTCCTTTGTCTCTTCAAGCAAGTTCCTTTGTGCATTTGAAGTGAGCATAACCATCAAATCATTTTGAAGGTCAAAAGTGCCTAAATCATTTACAGTAATCTGCTTTTCACCTAATGCTTGAAGTAAGAAACTTTCCACTTCTTCATCTGCCTTATCGATTTCGTCAATGAGAAGAAGTGATGGCTTGTCATTCATAAATGAGGTTAAAAGTGGTCTTCTGATAAAGAAATCATCTTCAAATATTGATTCCTCACCTTTTTGGCTACCTTTGAATGCTTCCAAATGGAGCAATTGCTTTTGATAGTTCCATTCTCCTACAATCTGTTCAAAGGTAATTCCCTCATAACATTGAATCCTAAAGAATTCCCTTCCTAAACATTCAGAAACAGCTTTTGCAAGCTCGGTCTTACCTACACCAGGAGGACCTTCAATCAAGATAGGCTTGTTTAAAGATAAGGATAAGAATACTGAAGTGCTGATTTCATTATTGGAAATATAACCAGTACTTTCTAACTTTTTTCCTATTTCTTCTATGGTTAATTCTTCATCTGTCATTTAAAAACCTTTTTTAGTTAATTAAATTATAAATATAAAAATAATTTTTTATATTGAATTTTATATACTATAATACATAGTAAATAAATATTTGTTTAATATATATAAATAATTTATTGTTTTATATAATTAAAACTAATAAACTGATTACAATTAAATCATTTTAATAAAATTCATTCAGTGATAAAATGAAAATGAGAAAGATAGTTGCATGGTTCTTTGTTTTAATTCTCCTATTCGGAGGAGTTTGCATCTGTACAATGTACATATAAACTTAAAATAACAACTATATCAAAATATCAATTATTAAAAAATCAATTATTAAAATATCAAATATATATAACATATGTTATAAATAATATTATATTTATCTGATTTTAAAAAAGGAAAATAAAATATGAAAGCCAACCCTAAAATACTCTTATACATTTTAATGATTTCAACACTTGGAATAAACACTCCCCTAAGCATTGTTGGAATCATTTCACAAATAGCAGAGTATTTCAATACATCAATAACTATTTCAGGACTTTACGTAAGCTCTTTCACATTTACAATAGCTATCTGTGGATTGTTCATACCTGTCTTATTTTCAAAATATGAAAGAAAAAGAACGTTCATAAGCATTTTAAGCGTGTTTGCAATTTCAAATATCGTGATCATATTCACAAAAAGCATTTACATTGCATCTTTTTTTAGGATATTGTCTGCAGTATTCTACCCTGCATTCATTTCAATAGCTCTCACTGTATGTGAAGAGATAGCTCCAAAGGGAGAAGAGCAGGATTACATTACAAGGATATTGCTTGGAATATCAGTTGGAAGCATTATAGGATTGCCTATTACAACTGGCCTTGGTACAATATTTGGCTATCAAGTGGCTATGACTTGGATCTTTTTAATAAATTTCATAACATTGATTCTTATAATCATATTCTTCCCAAGAATTGAAGGAAAATCCAAATCATATGAAATGCCATTTTCAAGCCTAAAGACAAAGGAATTCATTCTTGCAACAGTTGGAATAATAATGATGCCTATAGGTGCAAGCATAGTCTACAATTACCAGCCATTATTTTTACAGGTAGTAAGTCATATTTACACCTATAAGTTAAGCATATTCCTCTTTATCTACGGATTGTTTTCAATATTCGGCACTTGGCTTGGTGGAAAGCTAATAGCAAAAAGAGACAAGGCAACACTCATCATCTTCCAATTGGTGTGTGGTGGAGTGTTTGTGCTTCTTTACCTATTTGCAAACTACTTGATTCCAGTTATCATATTGATTTTAATATTTGGAGTGCTTGATGGAATGGGATACAATCTTATTCAATATGTTGAAGCATCCGTTCTTCCAGATAGTCCGGAACTTGCAAATGGAATATTCTTAAGCATCTTGAATGGGGGAATAGCATTAGGAATAGCTATAGGCGGATTTTTAGTGGATGGCCTTGGAATAATGTCAATCTTCATTTTTGGAGCATTATTCCTTCTCCTTGCATTAATCATGATGGTTTATGTTATCAAGATTATGAAAATCCCTTTAAAATATTCCAGACAATAGAATAAAAATAGATAAATGGAATTAATAGATTAGTAAGAAAAAAAGTAGATTGCAAATAGTTAAAACGCTTAAAAAAAAAAAAAAAAAAGGAAAAAATTCCCCTAATAAGATTCTTGAATTAGATCATTAATTGTTTTCGAAACTATCAATTTTATCAAATGCGCTACCTAAAGTTAAGAAAAGAATTCCTCTAACTATTAAACATACACCAATTAAAATTACAATGAATAATGGATTGTTAATTGATAAAATACCCATTATGAAGAAAATGATACCGAAAATCAATATCAATGCGGAAGCCCATTTTGAAGTTCCTTCACCGTTAATGATTCCAAGAATACCAATGATAATCAATATTATAGCAATTAAATAAAATGTGTATGAGGTAAGGAAAGCTAATGGAGCTAAATCAACAAAGAACAAGAATCCTAATAAGATCAATAAGAATCCCATTATCAATTCAAGAATTGATTTGCCAGTTGACAAACTCCATAATGTGAATGCATTGAACATTACTACTAAACCAAAGGATATTAAAGTTACACCCGCCATTATAGACACTACCCCAGCACTTACTAATGGGTAAGCTATAAATAGCACCCCTAAAATAATTAATAAAATTCCAAGTATTTTTGTATAATTCATTAAATCGCCAATTTAAATATTTATATGAAATGATATTTATATTTTTTTTAAAAAATACCCCTAAAATACCCTTAAATTGAAAAATAAGTATAAAGAATCAGTGAAAAATTTTTTACATGAAATTGTTAATAAATTTCATGAAAAAAAATGACAAAACCAATTAATTTAAGAAAAACTAATTTTGCTTGATGAACTCTTCAGGATCCTTAAATAAGTCAAAGTCTTGAACATACTCTTTTCCAGTGAGCATTGCAATCTCTGCCTTTTCCAATTCCTTACCAAGATAGGCTGCATGATCCAATCTGGTTACAAGACCTTTTTCAATGATCTCTTCATAGATTTCACTGGCTCTTTTTCCTTCAAAGCTTATAGTTGGCTTTGTTTTCTTAAAGTGAGTTGCTACAATATATGAATCCTTAACGCTTATTGCATGTTCCACTCTGATTTTAAAGCTTCCTGCCTTATCCCTAACGAACTTGATAGGTGCATCCTGCTTGACTATAGGAACATTGTCATCCTGCTTCAAGTCAAACCTTTTCTTCTTGTCCTTGAACACAAGAAGGTCAACACCTAAATCCTTAGGAATGGATTGTCTGTTTTTAGCCAAGAACATCATTTTAGATGCAATTGCCAATTCCCTTACACTTCCATGAGTCTTACCGCTTTCCTCTGGAGTGAAAAGTATGCTTGCACCAAGCTCCATAGCAATTCCTGCAAGAACTGCATTTGCACCTACAGAATCCGCATCCATAAGTTCAATCACATTTCCTATACCAAAGAACATTGGCTTCTTGTCTATTTCATGAAAATCATGGAATGCAATGATTGAATCTACAATGCTTGCACTGTTAACAGGGTCTAAAATCAAGTCACAAACAACTTCAAGACCATCACAAGCTTCAACAAGCTTTTGCATAGATGCCACCCTATCTTCAGGAGTGTGAGGCACATAACCTTCACTGAAATTAGTTGGCAATAAAACTGCAGGAACATTCTTTTCCTTTAATAAAGGTAAGACTTCCTCATAATTACCATTGTCTAAACTTAAAACCATATCAATACCATGGTTTACAGCTGCTTCAATCTCCTTTGGATTCAATGTGTCAATACTTAATGGCCTATCACCTACGATTGGTCTTAATGTATCAATCAAATCAGGTATCTCATCAGACCTGTCTTCACCTGCAATCATACCAATGTCTATCATATCAGAGCCAGAAGCAACAAAGAATTCTGCCTTTTTAATCAAGTCTTCCTTTGATAATATAGGAGCACTTGCAATCTCAGACAAGACTCTCATTGGGAAATCCTCACCAACAGGAAGGTTCCTAACAAGAATGTTGTTTTCCTTCTTGAGCAATTCATCTCTTTTTTCCATATCGTTTTCAAAGTCTTCGATGAATTTCAATGCTTGCTTCTTCTTCTCCTCAATGATTAACTTATCTGCAGGTGTAGACTGTGATAACTCTAAATCATCGACAAGGTCTAAAACCATAGCTAAGTCTGCTGCATCAGTTGATGCCTTATAACAAGGAATATTAAATTCTTCTGCAATGAGGAATGTATCTTTTCTTATTAAACCTGGAACTAATATTAAATCAATATCATCCAATCTATCTTCAAAATGCTCATGGATTTCTTTGATTATTTGAGTTGGAGTCAAGAAAGCAGCTACTTGTGTCTCTGCTATATGCACCACCGTTTCCTTTTTTGATTTTTCAGCCATTTGACTTACCAAAGGATAAGCCAAGTGTCCAGTTATAATAAGTATCATAAAATTCCCCATTTTTAAGAATTATTCAAAAATAAATATAAACAAAATTTTTCTATAAACTTCAATTATCTTCTAAACGAGCTGTTGCATGTCTGTCTGCCCAACATTGAATTACTACACCAACTGGAAGCCCTGCAGTGTGAGTGTCCATCTTTAAGATCTTTACATCAAGTGCAGTTGTTCTTCCTCCAAGACCCATTGGCCCTTTACCATCCTTGTTGATTCTTTCAAGGCATTCAAGTTCCATTTCAGCTATTGTTGGGTCCGGATTACGCTCTCCCACCTTTCCAAGAAGTGCTTTCTTACCTAATTTCAATGCCATGTCAGAACTTCCACCGATTCCAACACCTACAACAATAGGAGGGCATGGCTTTCCACCTGCCTTAAGAGCGGTTTCAACAACAAAATCCTTCACTCCTTCGATTCCTTCTGCAGGAAGTGCCATCTTAAGTGCATTGTTGTTTTCAGACCCAAATCCTTTAGGCATGATAGTGAATTCAACATAATCTTCATCAATAAGTTCAATGTCTACAATAGGCACTTTGTCTCCCACATTGCCTGAGTTCTTTCTTGTAATTGGATCAACCACATTTGGTCGAAGTGGAACTTCTGAAGTCGCTTTTGCAACTCCTTTCTTGATTCCTTCATAAAGATTTTCAACATGAACCTTACCAAGCTTGACAAAAATGATAGGGAGACCTGTATCTTGGCACATTGGAATTGACTTTTCTTCTGCAAGTTCAATATTCTTTAAGATAGCTTCAATATTTAGCTTACCTAAGTCACTATCCTCTCGTTTAAGAGCATCTTCAAGTGCGCATTTGACATCGTCGCCAAGAACGATAGCAGCCTGTTTGTATAATTGATAAATAGTATTTTCAATTTGTTTTTCTGTTATCATAAAATCACATAAAACTTAACTATAAAAATATTTAATTTATTTCTTTAAATAATTTTTTAATATTCTTCTTGTTCTTCCTGTATTTTTTCTTGAATTAAATCACATATTTCAGAAAGGTAACTTAAATTGCAATAATATACAACATCCGGACCTGGATCCCTAAAAAATTCTTCTTCCGGAATTTTTCCTTTTTCATATTTTCGTATTTCTCTTATTATCCTATCCCTTTCTTTGATAATTTCTGTTAAATTTGCATGCCTTAAAGATTCTTTTAAGGATTCTGGATCTATCATATAATCACATAAGTTTCTTTATTATGTTATCTCAGTTTCTTTCAAATTTTAAGACGTGAAAACACAATACTATAATTATAGTCTATGTAAAATATTTAATAAATCTTTATATAAAAAATAGAATTTTAAAAAATAATATATGAAAATAGTTTAAAATAAATAAAAAAAGAGAATTTTTAAAGAATAAATCTTTAAAAATTACTTGAGTAAAGTTTGAATTTTCTTAAATCCTTCGGATATTTTATCCTGTTTATCATGAATTATCTTTTCTGTATCATTTGTGAGTGCATGAGTTGGACAAGCTTCAACACATTGTTGAGTGTCATAGCCTTCACAGAGATCACATTTGGTCGCTTGACCTATCTCATTAATGGTGATGGCTCCAATGGGACATACACTGTGACATAATCCACAACCAATACATTTATCTTGCTTTATAGTGATTGCTCCACCTAAAGCTACAATAGCTCCTTTTGGACATACAGCAAGACAAGGTGCTTTTTCAGGACTGCAATGCATACAGAATAAAGGGACACCATCATGAACACGAATTGCATTGTTAGGACAATTACGTTCACAAAGTCCACAATCTACACAAAGTTCTGGGTTAACTTTTAATTCATCCATTTCAACACCTCTATTCTCCATCTAATGGTTTTCTAGCTCTTGTATCAGTTGTAATGACACTGAGAAGACCTTTCTTCTTAGCCGGTTTATCCAAGCCATAGATTTTTTCAATGTGTTCTCTTTGTTTCCTTTTGATGACATTTGCAATGTCATGAACAGCGATTGCTCTTTTGGAACAAGCTTTAACACATGCAGGACCTTCTTCTCTGTCTGCACAATGATTGCACTTATGAGCATTGCCATACTCAATGGAAATTGCACCGAACGGACAAGCCATTGCACAGAAACCACAAGCAATACATTTAGTTACATCTACTCCTAAATTGCTCATTGCACCAGTTGGACAAATGATCTCACACGGAGCATCCTCACATTGCTGACAACGAATAGGGAAATAGGAACCGTCTAATTCATGAATAGTGATTCTAGGAACTCCATGGACTCCTTCACATGCTTTTTCGCAATCCTGGCATCCATCACATAATTCATTATCTACTATTAATTTCTCCAATAGAGACCCTCCTTAGATACCTAATTCTTCACATTGATTGTCAACGAATTCTTGGATTTCATTAATTTGTTCTTCTTTAAGATGTCTGAATCTTTTTTGAGCAGATAAGTATTCCACTACAGGTTTTCTTTCTTGAGGTCTGTAAGTTACTCTGAATTCACCGTTTTCAATTTCAAATAATCCCCATGCACCGGTTTCAACAGCAAGTCTACCTAATTGAATGGTCTGTTCAGGTTTGAATCCCCAACCGGTAGTACATGGTTGATGTAAGTGAATGTAAGCAGGACCTTTGGTTTCAGCTGCCTTTTTAACCTTTTTCATAAAGTCTTCAGGATATGAAATTGATGCTGTAGCCACATATGGAATTCCATGAGCTGCCATAATGAAAGCCATGTTTTTCTTAGGCTTGTCTTCACCAAAGCTTAAATTACCTGCTGGTGAAGTGGTGGTTGAAGCACCATAAGGGGTAGCTCCACTTCTTTGAATACCAGTGTTCATGTAAGCTTCGTTATCGTAACAGATATAAGTTATGTCGTGACCTCTTTCCATTGCACCGGATAATGATTGGATACCGATATCAGCAGTACCACCGTCACCACCGAAAGCAACAACATTAACATCTTCTTTACCTTGAGCTTTTAATGCTCTTTCTACACCGGAAGCCACTGCACCTGCGTTTTCAAAAGCAACATGAATCCATGGGACTTCCCATGCGGTTTCAGGATAAGGGGATGTCATAACATCCAAACAACCAGTCGCACAGGCAACTACAGTGTTTCTGCCTAATGCCTTAAGAGCAAGCCTTACAGCAATAGCTGCTCCGCAACCAGCACAACCTCTGTGACCTGGT of Methanobrevibacter ruminantium contains these proteins:
- a CDS encoding DUF1932 domain-containing protein, with product MKFGFIGFGEVSYTLSKILLSYGFEVLTSTEGRSKKTKELVKSFNLAVLDSFEEVARQSDILISANSPQSALAIALKYGSLTDGIFLDFNNISPNTAKQIENYLTDEHFIDSAIMGRVSSEELNLYFSGRKAESFVKSMRDFINNNESHSDINVNINVVSDEIGDVSKLKILRSSYTKGVSALLVETFETAEKLGLSEDLWEILSLTENRDFETSSKSRISSSNKKAKRKYEELNEVLEFLDDVDKKRKSKIMALATREKFEKLKNRK
- a CDS encoding damage-control phosphatase ARMT1 family protein → MKVYYECGACFLRQAKEAIDLSTDDEDLKFKLIQDVLSYLGENFSKELSSNATGTRIHQYIKKETGCYDPYYNQKKEGNEIALSLVPKVREILKEDNSLETYVKVAIVGNILDFGTFGLDTEFESMISEGLKKELVINKINEFEDALRKYDKVLYLVDNTGEIVFDKFLLEKIKEYDVDITVAVKEKPILNDACMKEALEAGLDEVATLITTGSDSVGVVESMISDEFKEILLDSPFVISKGMGNFEGLTEMNLEGQDIFVLLCTKCSSISKELGLAEGSHILTTL
- a CDS encoding MoaD/ThiS family protein, producing the protein MSFTLKIKDKVEEREIDGDLTIKDLLDDLDLSSETMVSKKNGEIVIEEETIEDGDEIEFIQIIYGG
- a CDS encoding TIGR00269 family protein translates to MGSCTKCGNPNVIIKRKASGQALCKDCFIESIEKKVKQTIKKENFIEKGDKVLVALSGGKDSVVTLEILNSYVKRHIIELCAVTIDEGIAGYREEGVEIAKAHAERLGIPHKVVSFKECFDIDLDEIMKKENHRGSCTYCGVFRRWIINRAAREFGATKIATGHNLDDETQAILMNYLEGNTENLAKIGPKTESNSDLFTVKIKPLREIPEKEIGLYALAKGLDIHLAGCPYAQESFRMEISNILNELVKEHPTIKYSTLRGFDKIRPAIRSEMAHDYEFDRCERCGEPSSNRLCRACTFLEELGK
- a CDS encoding VWA domain-containing protein, whose protein sequence is MEEKIVRLSNDLRKKGMPVSVRSTQSAIDAYAILGEDNVDILKDAFRSIYVKSKYDIPKFNESFDGFFAKKVPKKLDNDINRAYKPNTMKGKLSQHEWKITMQKGKGGKQIQMGAEQAMEYFAGRPILEDRDKDLARDNDILNSDLSKLNKYDERVFELCVELGRKIANKQSRRKRLARSNKIDMRRTMRQNMKYGGVPIDLVHVKKKPHRKQHLFLNDVSGSCEWISSWFFMLMFACQKTFKDSRMFEFDNKTIETTEFLKEKYMVNAFAEIRLLRMRNMMVRGTSNMFTAFESFMKQADISNKSYIILLSDCRDWAGPKVNGVPASVELISQMSSMAKKVVILNPEDKKKWDVVDSCVSLYKGAGAQVYEVSTLNQLAEFVADM
- a CDS encoding AAA family ATPase — encoded protein: MTDEELTIEEIGKKLESTGYISNNEISTSVFLSLSLNKPILIEGPPGVGKTELAKAVSECLGREFFRIQCYEGITFEQIVGEWNYQKQLLHLEAFKGSQKGEESIFEDDFFIRRPLLTSFMNDKPSLLLIDEIDKADEEVESFLLQALGEKQITVNDLGTFDLQNDLMVMLTSNAQRNLLEETKDRCLFLYISYPTVEREIAIVKARVPTAEDGLVKKVVNMVHRIRTFNLNKKPSVRASIDWVSSVMHLDKDYKNVDAALEDSVGVAIKTEPDKAKVIKEIFRNEYMND
- a CDS encoding MFS transporter, translating into MKANPKILLYILMISTLGINTPLSIVGIISQIAEYFNTSITISGLYVSSFTFTIAICGLFIPVLFSKYERKRTFISILSVFAISNIVIIFTKSIYIASFFRILSAVFYPAFISIALTVCEEIAPKGEEQDYITRILLGISVGSIIGLPITTGLGTIFGYQVAMTWIFLINFITLILIIIFFPRIEGKSKSYEMPFSSLKTKEFILATVGIIMMPIGASIVYNYQPLFLQVVSHIYTYKLSIFLFIYGLFSIFGTWLGGKLIAKRDKATLIIFQLVCGGVFVLLYLFANYLIPVIILILIFGVLDGMGYNLIQYVEASVLPDSPELANGIFLSILNGGIALGIAIGGFLVDGLGIMSIFIFGALFLLLALIMMVYVIKIMKIPLKYSRQ
- a CDS encoding DUF308 domain-containing protein; its protein translation is MNYTKILGILLIILGVLFIAYPLVSAGVVSIMAGVTLISFGLVVMFNAFTLWSLSTGKSILELIMGFLLILLGFLFFVDLAPLAFLTSYTFYLIAIILIIIGILGIINGEGTSKWASALILIFGIIFFIMGILSINNPLFIVILIGVCLIVRGILFLTLGSAFDKIDSFENN